Proteins encoded by one window of Chondromyces crocatus:
- the nudC gene encoding NAD(+) diphosphatase yields MPSRFRSSVAPVPTAGVPGVAPVPATWFAFRHNDLLVRDPSGSEAAMERAPAVGWGVSTHDAPLELPQVAELSALGLSVVRQQVLGVLDGQLCFSAELPQDAKAPEGYAFVSLRRLFGRVDVEVYDAAGVAFQVQYWDRVHQVCSACGAALEARGDERCKRCASCRLDYYPRVAPAMIALIEDGPRVLLTRGPRFPPGMYGLVAGFVEPGESLEGCVAREVMEETGIEVTDIRYFGSQPWPFPHQVMIGFTARYGGGELRVDPRELEDARWFHRDEMPPLPPPISIARKLIDAWLARGA; encoded by the coding sequence ATGCCCTCTCGCTTTCGTTCGTCCGTGGCTCCCGTGCCGACGGCCGGCGTGCCCGGAGTCGCTCCGGTGCCGGCCACGTGGTTCGCGTTCCGTCACAACGACCTGCTCGTGCGTGACCCCTCGGGCTCCGAGGCCGCGATGGAGAGAGCGCCTGCGGTCGGCTGGGGCGTGTCGACGCACGACGCGCCGCTGGAGCTGCCGCAGGTGGCGGAGCTCTCGGCATTGGGGCTCTCCGTGGTGCGGCAGCAGGTGCTCGGCGTCCTCGATGGACAGCTCTGCTTCTCGGCGGAGCTGCCTCAGGACGCCAAGGCGCCCGAGGGGTACGCGTTCGTGTCGCTGCGGCGGCTGTTCGGGCGCGTCGACGTGGAGGTGTACGATGCCGCGGGGGTGGCGTTCCAGGTGCAGTACTGGGACCGTGTACACCAGGTGTGCAGCGCGTGCGGGGCAGCGCTGGAAGCCCGCGGTGACGAGCGGTGCAAGCGGTGCGCTTCGTGCCGGCTCGACTACTACCCGCGCGTCGCGCCAGCGATGATCGCGCTGATCGAGGACGGTCCACGGGTGCTGCTCACGCGAGGGCCGCGGTTCCCGCCAGGGATGTACGGGCTCGTCGCCGGGTTCGTGGAGCCAGGGGAGAGCCTGGAGGGGTGTGTGGCGCGCGAGGTGATGGAGGAGACGGGGATCGAGGTGACGGACATTCGTTACTTCGGGAGCCAGCCGTGGCCGTTCCCGCACCAGGTGATGATCGGGTTCACGGCGCGCTACGGGGGCGGAGAGCTGCGGGTCGATCCGCGCGAGCTGGAGGATGCGCGGTGGTTTCACCGGGACGAGATGCCTCCCTTGCCGCCGCCGATCAGCATCGCGCGCAAGCTCATCGATGCCTGGCTCGCGCGGGGTGCATGA
- a CDS encoding phytoene desaturase family protein, producing the protein MTETACDVLVIGAGFGGLGAALALAERGARVVVCEALRYPGGCASTFERGGRKFEAGATLFSGLGEGQVFAQWLGRHGLSVEVDWLDPVVEVRSPGLRLPVCRDRAAFVASLCALPGAPEAELRAFFARQGRVAETLWALFDDPALLPPLGAGALLRHLGRAGRYAELLPLMGRSLGAALGRAGLGAFAPLRTYLDGLCQITVQCRADEAEAPFAMATMDYYWRGTGHVRGGVGALAWAMVEAVRRAGGEVRMASRVKGLARDGEGWRAETRSGVIRARHVVANLLPQDVRALLGAPLGALPRVDALANEVESGWGAAMLYLVARAPEGAGDEPVHLELVADHEAPFIEGNHVFVSISGAEDEGRAPEGHRTITTSTHVPLSTLRQQPKTESAAYVASVQARMRATIDALAPEWAAGVVEVMTASPRTFQRFTGRAGGAVGGIPRRAGLGHYLGAWPRAVMPGLWMVGDSVFPGQSTLATAVGGQRTAAQILRALDMAVP; encoded by the coding sequence ATGACGGAGACGGCCTGCGATGTGCTGGTGATCGGCGCGGGCTTCGGGGGGCTGGGGGCAGCGCTCGCGCTCGCGGAGCGCGGGGCGCGGGTGGTGGTGTGCGAGGCGCTGCGTTACCCGGGCGGGTGCGCGAGCACGTTCGAGCGCGGCGGGCGGAAGTTCGAGGCGGGGGCGACGCTGTTCTCGGGGCTCGGGGAAGGCCAGGTGTTTGCGCAGTGGCTCGGGCGGCACGGGCTGTCGGTGGAGGTGGACTGGCTCGACCCGGTGGTGGAGGTGCGATCGCCGGGGCTGCGGTTGCCGGTGTGTCGGGACCGAGCGGCGTTCGTCGCGTCGCTGTGCGCGCTGCCTGGTGCGCCCGAGGCCGAGCTGCGGGCGTTCTTCGCGCGGCAGGGACGGGTGGCCGAGACGCTGTGGGCGCTGTTCGATGATCCGGCGCTGTTGCCGCCGCTCGGCGCGGGGGCGTTGCTGCGGCATCTGGGACGCGCGGGGCGGTATGCGGAGCTGTTGCCGCTGATGGGTCGGTCGCTGGGAGCGGCGCTCGGGCGTGCAGGACTGGGGGCGTTCGCGCCGCTGCGGACTTACCTGGATGGGCTCTGTCAGATCACGGTGCAGTGCCGTGCGGACGAGGCGGAGGCGCCGTTCGCGATGGCGACGATGGACTACTACTGGCGCGGGACGGGGCACGTGCGCGGTGGGGTGGGGGCGCTCGCATGGGCGATGGTGGAGGCGGTACGGCGTGCGGGGGGCGAGGTGCGGATGGCGAGCCGGGTGAAGGGGCTCGCGCGCGATGGAGAGGGGTGGCGCGCGGAGACGCGGTCGGGGGTGATCCGGGCGAGGCATGTGGTGGCGAACCTCTTGCCGCAGGATGTGCGGGCGCTGCTCGGGGCGCCGCTCGGCGCGCTGCCGCGGGTCGATGCGCTCGCAAACGAGGTGGAGAGCGGGTGGGGGGCGGCGATGCTGTACCTCGTGGCGCGTGCGCCCGAGGGGGCGGGGGACGAGCCGGTGCACCTGGAGCTCGTCGCCGATCACGAGGCACCGTTCATCGAGGGCAACCATGTGTTCGTGTCGATCAGCGGCGCGGAGGATGAAGGGCGCGCGCCGGAAGGGCATCGGACGATCACCACGTCGACGCATGTGCCCCTTTCGACGCTGCGCCAGCAACCGAAGACGGAGAGCGCGGCCTACGTGGCTTCGGTGCAAGCGCGGATGCGGGCGACGATCGACGCGCTCGCGCCGGAGTGGGCCGCGGGGGTGGTGGAGGTGATGACCGCATCCCCGCGCACCTTTCAGCGGTTCACGGGCCGAGCGGGGGGAGCGGTGGGCGGAATTCCGAGGCGGGCAGGGCTCGGCCACTACCTGGGGGCGTGGCCGCGCGCGGTGATGCCTGGGCTCTGGATGGTGGGGGACTCGGTGTTCCCTGGGCAGAGCACGCTGGCCACCGCGGTGGGGGGACAGCGCACCGCCGCGCAGATCCTCCGTGCGCTCGACATGGCCGTGCCGTGA
- a CDS encoding FMN-binding negative transcriptional regulator — protein sequence MYTPSLFREVDQARLFEVIEANSFGTLVAQTQAGGLEISHLPFLLDREVGTRGRLRFHVARANPIWRAALDGGQVVSVFQGPHAYVSPRWYERPHEQVPTWNYAVVHVHGRVEGPLEPMEVRQLLDDMVVHYESEAGEPPGELRELRGAREPRFGGWGKGNGAGEGAPWRMADLDPGFVESLVGGIVGLSIHIDHLEGKFKLSQNRAPTDRRRVMEALSARGEPADLEVLRLMEAPASEH from the coding sequence GTGTACACGCCCAGCCTGTTCCGAGAGGTCGATCAAGCGCGTCTCTTCGAGGTGATCGAGGCCAACTCGTTCGGCACGTTGGTGGCACAGACGCAGGCCGGAGGGCTGGAGATCTCGCATCTGCCGTTTCTGCTCGATCGCGAGGTGGGGACGCGCGGTCGGCTCCGATTCCACGTGGCGCGGGCGAACCCGATCTGGCGGGCTGCACTCGATGGGGGGCAGGTGGTGTCGGTATTCCAGGGGCCGCACGCATACGTGTCGCCGCGATGGTACGAGCGGCCCCACGAGCAGGTGCCCACGTGGAACTACGCCGTGGTCCACGTGCACGGGCGCGTGGAGGGGCCGCTCGAGCCGATGGAGGTGCGGCAGCTCCTCGACGACATGGTGGTTCACTACGAGTCGGAGGCGGGTGAGCCGCCGGGGGAGCTGCGGGAGCTGCGCGGGGCGCGGGAGCCGCGCTTCGGTGGGTGGGGGAAGGGGAACGGTGCGGGCGAGGGGGCGCCGTGGCGGATGGCAGACCTGGACCCGGGGTTCGTGGAGAGCCTGGTCGGGGGGATCGTGGGCCTTTCGATCCACATCGATCACCTGGAAGGCAAGTTCAAGCTGAGCCAGAACCGCGCGCCCACCGACCGCCGCCGCGTGATGGAGGCGCTGTCGGCCCGAGGTGAACCGGCGGATCTGGAGGTGCTGCGGCTGATGGAGGCGCCCGCGTCAGAGCACTGA
- a CDS encoding alanine dehydrogenase, translating into MKTLLLSRNDVASLLTMEATLAAVEAAFLAHGRGEVQMPSKVYLSFEAEGGDLRAMPAYAAGAAGVKWVNSHPHNPERFGLPSVMGLYILSDPETAFPLAVMDATLITAMRTGAAAAVASKFLARSAPRTVGFVGCGVQSRYLLDAHRAVYGKSFEVLAADVSAEASARFAGEVGGRAVSLEEASGCDIVCTSTPCRAPVVMRGWLRPGAHVNAIGADAHGKQELDPAILRDARVVIDDWAQATESGEVNVPLHDGSFTREAIHATLGEVIAGKRPGREQADLTVFDSTGLAVQDVAVARVLHDAARARGVGTAFDLLSLSR; encoded by the coding sequence CTGAAGACCCTCCTCCTCTCCAGAAACGACGTGGCCTCCCTCTTGACCATGGAGGCGACCCTCGCCGCCGTGGAGGCCGCATTTCTCGCACACGGTCGTGGCGAGGTGCAGATGCCCAGCAAGGTGTACCTCTCGTTCGAAGCGGAAGGGGGTGACCTGCGCGCGATGCCCGCGTACGCCGCCGGCGCTGCGGGCGTGAAGTGGGTGAACTCCCACCCGCACAACCCGGAGCGCTTCGGGCTGCCGTCGGTGATGGGGCTGTACATCCTGAGCGATCCGGAGACGGCGTTTCCGCTGGCGGTGATGGACGCGACGCTGATCACGGCGATGCGCACCGGCGCCGCCGCCGCGGTGGCCTCGAAGTTCCTGGCGCGCTCCGCGCCACGGACGGTGGGCTTCGTGGGCTGCGGGGTGCAGTCGCGCTACCTGCTCGACGCGCACCGCGCGGTGTACGGAAAGAGCTTCGAGGTGCTCGCGGCAGACGTTTCAGCCGAGGCGAGTGCGCGGTTCGCGGGCGAGGTGGGCGGGCGCGCCGTCTCGCTCGAAGAGGCGTCGGGCTGTGACATCGTGTGTACGTCGACGCCATGCCGGGCGCCGGTGGTGATGCGCGGGTGGCTGCGGCCGGGCGCGCACGTGAACGCGATCGGCGCCGACGCGCATGGCAAGCAGGAGCTGGACCCGGCCATCCTGCGGGACGCGCGTGTGGTCATCGACGACTGGGCGCAGGCGACCGAGAGCGGCGAGGTGAACGTGCCCCTGCACGACGGCTCGTTCACGCGCGAGGCGATCCACGCCACGCTGGGCGAGGTGATCGCGGGCAAGCGACCCGGGCGCGAGCAGGCCGATCTCACCGTGTTCGACTCCACCGGCCTCGCAGTCCAGGACGTCGCCGTCGCCCGGGTCCTCCATGACGCCGCGCGTGCTCGTGGCGTCGGGACGGCCTTCGATCTGCTGAGCCTCTCGCGGTAG
- a CDS encoding cystathionine beta-synthase: MMRGALSDITKAVGHTPIVKLNKVTEGLDSEIYVKCEYLNPGGSHKDRVALNMIRDAEAAGLKPGGTIVEATSGNTGAALAMIAAIKGYKCVFVMPDKMSQEKISSLRAFGARVVVCPTAVEPDDPRSYYQVAKRLSEETPNCFYANQYHNPSNPGAHFLSTGPEIWEQCGHELDVFVAGMGTGGTISGSGKFLKQKKPDIRLVGVDPVGSLYYDYVKTQRITKPFSYKVEGIGEDFFPSTMNLSILDDIVRVDDKECFLTTRDLVRLEGLFVGGSGGAAVAGAIKYARQSGRKENILVLLPDSASKYISKIFNDDWMRENGFLEEEKGLGTVRDLLGNRPASAVVTVVGSAKVRDVIDLMKSNGISQVPVLDGGKLRGMVHEVDLLRHLVDGRRTLDSKIGELVESDYATVTPSTRVELLKGVLSDAKIAIVLDKDTVIGVVSKIDLIDYLARRAAPAA, encoded by the coding sequence ATGATGCGAGGCGCACTCAGCGACATCACGAAGGCCGTAGGGCACACGCCGATCGTCAAGCTGAACAAGGTCACGGAAGGCCTGGACAGCGAGATCTACGTCAAGTGCGAGTACCTGAACCCGGGCGGTAGCCACAAGGATCGGGTCGCGCTCAACATGATCCGCGACGCGGAAGCGGCGGGGCTCAAGCCGGGCGGCACCATCGTCGAAGCGACGAGCGGCAACACCGGCGCAGCCCTGGCGATGATCGCCGCGATCAAGGGGTACAAGTGCGTCTTCGTGATGCCGGACAAGATGTCGCAGGAGAAGATCTCCAGCCTGCGCGCGTTCGGTGCTCGCGTGGTCGTCTGCCCGACGGCGGTGGAGCCGGATGATCCGCGCAGCTACTACCAGGTGGCGAAGCGGCTCTCCGAGGAGACGCCGAACTGTTTCTACGCAAACCAGTACCACAACCCCTCGAACCCGGGCGCGCACTTCCTGTCCACCGGGCCCGAGATCTGGGAGCAGTGCGGGCACGAGCTCGACGTGTTCGTCGCCGGCATGGGCACGGGCGGCACCATCAGCGGCTCGGGCAAGTTCCTCAAGCAGAAGAAGCCCGACATCCGCCTGGTCGGCGTCGATCCCGTGGGCTCGCTCTACTACGACTACGTGAAGACGCAGCGGATCACGAAGCCGTTCTCGTACAAGGTGGAGGGCATCGGGGAGGACTTCTTCCCGAGCACGATGAACCTCTCCATCCTCGACGACATCGTGCGCGTCGACGACAAGGAGTGCTTCCTGACGACGCGTGATCTCGTGCGGCTCGAGGGGCTGTTCGTGGGCGGCTCGGGCGGCGCGGCGGTGGCTGGCGCGATCAAGTACGCGCGGCAGAGCGGGCGCAAGGAGAACATCCTGGTGCTCCTGCCCGACAGCGCGTCCAAGTACATCTCCAAGATCTTCAACGACGACTGGATGCGCGAGAACGGCTTCCTCGAAGAGGAGAAGGGCCTCGGGACGGTGCGCGACCTCCTGGGCAACCGGCCGGCGAGCGCGGTGGTGACCGTGGTCGGCTCGGCGAAGGTGCGCGACGTCATCGACCTGATGAAGTCGAACGGCATCAGCCAGGTGCCCGTGCTCGACGGTGGCAAGCTGCGCGGGATGGTGCACGAGGTGGATCTCCTGCGGCACCTCGTCGACGGACGCCGCACGCTCGACTCGAAGATCGGCGAGCTGGTGGAGAGCGACTACGCGACGGTGACGCCCTCGACGCGCGTGGAGCTGCTGAAAGGCGTGTTGAGCGACGCGAAGATCGCCATCGTGCTGGACAAGGACACCGTGATCGGGGTCGTGAGCAAGATCGATCTCATCGACTACCTGGCGCGCCGCGCCGCGCCCGCGGCCTGA
- a CDS encoding acyl carrier protein has translation MSQPMTPSFDDVRRVLHDHLVHEILLRPEPLGPDTDLFEAGFDSLSLTRVLVFVEDRFGLRIPDEEVVVDELSTLERMARFVTVRIEAAAVSAGGRR, from the coding sequence GTGAGCCAGCCCATGACACCGTCGTTCGACGACGTGCGGCGTGTCCTCCACGATCACCTGGTGCACGAGATCCTGCTCCGGCCCGAGCCGCTCGGGCCGGACACGGATCTCTTCGAGGCCGGCTTCGACTCGCTGTCGTTGACCCGGGTGCTGGTCTTCGTGGAGGACCGGTTCGGGCTCCGGATCCCCGACGAAGAGGTGGTGGTCGACGAGCTGTCGACGCTGGAGCGGATGGCTCGCTTCGTGACGGTGCGGATCGAGGCGGCTGCGGTGAGTGCGGGGGGTCGACGCTGA
- a CDS encoding AMP-binding protein, whose product MALSGAAGASQGESTVGLPLRLEELAARGEAPAIVSRGGVVSYVELSRRAEAVGEALRRVGVHAGDRVALLSAGRGEDEAVALVGALCAGCVVVPLDASAPAGRLARIVGARGCRALVHDAGAEGLVGGLLSARGESGGLGRVTLDATGGVRSVEGGVRSVEGGVRSSKVKERSVDEGEFSERRRTSASGEPAVKRPGHEAGPLPAVEALACILHTSGSTGEPKPIPITWAGLDAFTGWAAQLTGLGPGDRVLRVAELIFDLAWFDHVATLRVGATLVTVARRELLAGRALREAVEALEPTVIYGVPSLFMKLVAALPEGASLLPVPRVLLFAGEVFPPRELKALAERAPGAALFNLYGPTETNVCTFHEVDRRALDGVQEAPIGLACPYADCWLVDEDGSGRRIEGAGTGELVVAGVTTVGGGPYATRDRVERGADGRLYFRGRIDRMVKIRGYRVEPGEVEAALAGHPVVKQAAVVAVDDPRLGRVLRAFVAVGEGEGRRGRVTVGEALAAEEAVAGQKAAAATGGVASQERDAEVAVDGQTLRRYLAERLPPYMVPERVALLPELPRTSTGKIDYRALMEG is encoded by the coding sequence GTGGCGCTGAGCGGCGCGGCAGGGGCGTCGCAAGGAGAGAGCACCGTGGGCTTGCCGCTTCGCCTGGAGGAACTCGCCGCGCGAGGCGAAGCGCCAGCGATCGTGTCCCGCGGGGGGGTGGTGAGCTACGTCGAGCTTTCGCGACGTGCGGAAGCCGTCGGCGAGGCGCTGCGGCGCGTGGGCGTTCACGCAGGCGATCGGGTGGCGCTGCTGTCGGCCGGTCGCGGCGAGGACGAGGCGGTGGCACTCGTGGGCGCGCTGTGCGCGGGCTGCGTGGTGGTGCCACTCGACGCAAGCGCGCCGGCGGGAAGACTCGCGCGGATCGTGGGCGCGCGCGGGTGTCGGGCGCTGGTGCACGATGCTGGGGCCGAAGGGCTCGTGGGGGGGCTCCTGTCGGCGAGGGGCGAGTCCGGTGGATTGGGGCGGGTGACGCTCGATGCGACGGGGGGCGTGCGCTCGGTGGAAGGGGGCGTGCGCTCGGTGGAAGGGGGCGTGCGCTCGTCGAAGGTGAAGGAGCGCTCGGTCGACGAGGGCGAGTTCTCGGAGAGGCGCAGGACGTCAGCTTCGGGAGAGCCGGCGGTGAAGCGGCCGGGGCATGAGGCAGGACCTCTCCCGGCCGTGGAGGCGCTGGCGTGCATCCTCCACACGTCGGGCAGCACGGGCGAGCCCAAGCCAATCCCGATCACCTGGGCGGGGCTCGATGCGTTCACGGGGTGGGCTGCGCAGCTCACGGGGCTCGGGCCAGGGGACCGGGTGCTGCGGGTCGCAGAGCTGATCTTCGACCTCGCCTGGTTCGATCACGTGGCGACGCTGCGCGTGGGAGCGACGCTGGTCACGGTGGCGCGGCGTGAGCTCCTGGCCGGGCGCGCGTTGCGCGAGGCCGTCGAGGCGCTCGAGCCGACGGTGATCTACGGCGTGCCGTCGCTGTTCATGAAGCTCGTGGCCGCGCTGCCGGAGGGAGCGTCCCTCCTGCCGGTGCCGCGGGTGCTCCTGTTCGCGGGTGAGGTGTTTCCACCGCGAGAGCTGAAGGCGCTGGCCGAGCGGGCACCTGGTGCGGCGCTGTTCAACCTGTACGGGCCGACGGAGACCAACGTCTGCACCTTCCACGAGGTGGATCGGAGGGCGCTGGACGGGGTGCAGGAGGCGCCGATCGGGCTGGCGTGCCCCTATGCGGACTGCTGGCTCGTGGACGAGGACGGGAGCGGGCGCAGGATCGAGGGGGCGGGGACGGGAGAGCTGGTCGTGGCGGGGGTGACGACGGTGGGCGGGGGGCCGTACGCGACGCGCGACCGGGTGGAGCGGGGCGCCGATGGGCGGCTCTACTTCCGGGGGCGCATCGATCGGATGGTGAAGATCCGGGGCTACCGCGTGGAGCCCGGTGAGGTGGAAGCGGCGCTTGCGGGGCACCCGGTGGTGAAGCAAGCGGCGGTGGTGGCGGTGGATGATCCGCGGCTGGGGAGGGTGCTTCGGGCATTCGTGGCGGTGGGAGAGGGCGAGGGGAGGCGGGGGCGCGTGACGGTGGGGGAGGCTCTGGCGGCGGAAGAGGCCGTGGCGGGGCAAAAGGCTGCGGCGGCGACTGGGGGCGTGGCATCCCAGGAGAGGGATGCGGAGGTGGCGGTGGATGGGCAGACGCTGAGGCGCTACCTCGCGGAGAGGCTGCCGCCGTACATGGTGCCGGAGCGGGTCGCACTGCTGCCGGAGCTGCCACGCACGTCGACGGGGAAGATCGACTACCGCGCGCTGATGGAGGGGTGA
- a CDS encoding acyl-CoA dehydrogenase family protein, with amino-acid sequence MDFGWRAEQREVYERMRALGAEADATVADGRMAILCRGGVLGLAVDAEYGGGGLDLVTTALAYEGLGAGLRDGGVLLAAGAHLFGVALTIARVGTPEQRRAWLPRLATGEVMATIAATEADAGSHMAAVEARVHHLEGGFRLTGEKRFVTWADRAGLFLTLARDDGKEHGLTTLLVPPGPGVVCGALLETAGLRGARVAPVRFACEVGAEALLGREGAGLAVFQVAMTFERALILAFRIGAMERALEEAVRFARERRPGGQSIGRHDAVAHRLARMKQRLEASRLLVYRAAWELDQGHRAQSEAALAKWQLADAALASALDAVALRGGVGYLEDGGLPSAVDDALGGTIHSGTPDVLATIVARWLGV; translated from the coding sequence ATGGACTTCGGGTGGCGTGCCGAGCAGCGCGAGGTGTACGAGCGGATGCGCGCCCTCGGGGCGGAGGCGGATGCGACGGTCGCGGACGGGCGGATGGCGATCCTGTGCCGTGGTGGCGTGCTGGGGCTCGCCGTGGACGCGGAATACGGGGGCGGTGGGCTCGACCTGGTGACGACGGCGCTCGCTTACGAGGGGCTCGGCGCAGGGCTGCGCGATGGCGGGGTGCTGCTCGCGGCCGGGGCCCACCTGTTCGGGGTGGCGCTGACGATCGCGCGGGTGGGGACGCCGGAGCAGCGCCGCGCGTGGCTGCCGCGGCTCGCGACGGGGGAGGTGATGGCCACGATCGCGGCCACCGAGGCCGACGCGGGATCGCACATGGCGGCGGTCGAGGCGCGGGTGCACCACCTGGAGGGTGGGTTCCGGCTGACGGGGGAGAAGCGGTTCGTGACGTGGGCCGATCGGGCGGGGTTGTTCCTGACGCTCGCGCGGGACGATGGGAAAGAGCACGGGCTGACGACGTTGCTGGTGCCGCCGGGGCCCGGGGTGGTCTGCGGGGCGCTCCTGGAGACGGCGGGGCTGCGGGGGGCGCGGGTCGCACCGGTGCGCTTCGCGTGCGAGGTGGGCGCTGAGGCGCTTCTGGGCCGTGAAGGTGCGGGGCTCGCGGTGTTCCAGGTGGCAATGACGTTCGAGCGGGCGCTGATCCTGGCGTTCCGGATCGGGGCGATGGAGCGGGCGCTGGAGGAAGCGGTGCGCTTCGCGCGGGAGCGACGGCCGGGCGGGCAGTCGATCGGGCGACACGACGCGGTGGCCCACCGGCTGGCGCGGATGAAGCAACGGCTCGAAGCGTCGCGGTTGCTGGTGTACCGGGCGGCGTGGGAGCTGGACCAGGGGCACCGCGCACAGTCAGAGGCGGCGCTGGCGAAGTGGCAGCTGGCGGATGCGGCGCTGGCGTCGGCCCTGGATGCCGTCGCGCTGCGCGGGGGCGTGGGCTACCTGGAAGACGGGGGCCTGCCGAGCGCGGTGGATGACGCGCTCGGGGGGACCATCCACTCGGGGACGCCGGACGTGCTGGCGACGATCGTGGCGCGCTGGCTCGGCGTTTGA
- a CDS encoding M20/M25/M40 family metallo-hydrolase, producing the protein MERIRKALAGRTDAMLGLIERLVQVNSFTDNIEGGNAVGALLAAEIRAIPGMHARSIASTRYATHWIGESDAARGAKEGFVAFVGHLDTVFPPGIFEGFRRDGELARGPGVLDMKGGLVVMLEALRVLAKIGELPRIPVRLAIVSDEEVGSPEGRAILHRELGGAACALAFEAGRKADAIITARKGTGAVHVEVEGKAAHAGANHKDGANAIWALARFIDHAQRLTDYDRGVTVNVGKISGGTSKNTVPEHAEAQVDFRYVRLVDGQATVAAFEEAAKTAAAEVPGTTVTVQGGIARAPLERTDANVALFQEYAAHARAAGLGHAEAALIGGGSDASSTAEIGIPSIDAMGPRGTGFHTKDEQIEIASLVPKAEALAAFLLGRARP; encoded by the coding sequence ATGGAACGCATTCGCAAGGCGCTCGCGGGGCGGACGGATGCCATGCTCGGGCTGATCGAGCGGCTGGTCCAGGTGAACTCTTTCACGGACAACATCGAGGGCGGAAACGCCGTCGGGGCGCTGCTCGCTGCCGAGATCCGCGCGATCCCGGGAATGCATGCGCGCTCCATCGCGAGCACGCGCTACGCGACCCACTGGATCGGCGAGAGCGACGCCGCGCGGGGCGCGAAGGAGGGCTTCGTGGCCTTCGTAGGGCACCTCGACACGGTGTTCCCGCCCGGCATCTTCGAGGGCTTCCGGCGTGACGGCGAGCTGGCACGCGGTCCTGGCGTCCTCGACATGAAGGGTGGCCTCGTCGTGATGCTGGAGGCGCTACGCGTGCTCGCGAAGATCGGCGAGCTTCCGCGCATCCCCGTGCGGCTGGCCATCGTCTCCGACGAGGAGGTGGGCTCCCCCGAGGGACGCGCGATCCTGCACCGCGAACTCGGGGGCGCGGCGTGTGCCCTCGCCTTCGAGGCAGGCCGCAAGGCCGACGCGATCATCACCGCGCGCAAGGGCACGGGCGCGGTGCACGTCGAGGTCGAGGGCAAGGCCGCCCATGCCGGCGCCAACCACAAGGACGGCGCCAACGCCATCTGGGCCCTCGCGCGGTTCATCGATCACGCCCAGCGCCTCACCGACTACGACCGCGGTGTCACGGTGAACGTGGGCAAGATCTCCGGCGGGACGAGCAAGAACACCGTCCCCGAGCACGCCGAGGCCCAGGTCGACTTCCGCTATGTGCGCCTCGTCGACGGGCAGGCCACGGTCGCTGCGTTCGAGGAGGCCGCAAAGACCGCCGCCGCCGAGGTCCCGGGCACCACGGTGACGGTTCAGGGCGGGATCGCACGCGCTCCCCTCGAGCGCACCGATGCGAACGTCGCCCTCTTCCAGGAGTACGCCGCCCACGCACGCGCCGCGGGCCTCGGCCATGCCGAAGCGGCCCTCATCGGCGGCGGCTCCGACGCCAGCTCGACCGCGGAGATCGGCATCCCCAGCATCGACGCCATGGGCCCCCGCGGCACCGGCTTCCACACCAAGGATGAGCAGATCGAGATCGCCTCGCTCGTCCCCAAGGCCGAAGCCCTCGCCGCCTTCCTCCTCGGCCGCGCCCGCCCCTGA